The Deinococcus multiflagellatus genome contains the following window.
TGGTCAGGCCCTCTTCACCGCTCAGCAGGCTGGCGGCCTTTACGGGCTCGGTCACGCCGCTGATCTTGGCCAGGGCGCGGCTCAGGGCTTCGAGGCCCAGTTCGCTGAACAGCCGCTCGGCCTCGGCCTGGAAGTTGGCGGCGGCGCTGGCGTCCACCTTGCGCACCATGTCGGCGCTGGCCCGCGCGCTGGCGGCGGCCACTTCCTTGGGGGTGGGCAGGGGGCGCTCGGTAAAGCGCACGCCAGTCACGCGCTCCAGGCCAGCCACTTCGCGGTTCTCGCGGTCACCGTACATGATGATCGCGGTGCCGGTGCGCCCGGCGCGGCCGGTGCGGCCCGAACGGTGCACGTAGCTTTCGGGGTCCTGGGGCAGGTGGTACTGCACCACCAGGTCCACTTCGGGGATGTCCAGGCCGCGCGCCGCCACGTCGGTGGCGACGAGCACGCCCACGCGCCCGCTGCGGAAGGCCCCCAGGGCCCGCTCGCGCTGGCTCTGGGCCAGGTCGCCGTGCAGCGCCTCGCTTTCAATGCCGCGGTGAATCAGCTCGTTGGCCAGTTCATCGGCCTCGCGCTTGGTGCGGGTAAACACGATGGCCTTTTCGGGGTTGTACACGGTCAGCAGGTCGGCCAGCACGCGGGTGCGGGTGCGGCCCACCTTCACCTTCAGGTGCTCCACGGTCTGGGCGGCCTGGCTCTTGCCCTCGCCCACCATGTCCACGACCAGGGGGTCATTCAGGTACTTGCGGGCCAGACGGTTGATGTCGGCCGTCAGCGTGGCGCTGAACAGCAGGGTCTGGCGGGTCTCGGGGGTCTTTTGCAGAATCGTTTCAATCGCGTCGGCAAAGCCCACCGACAGCATCTCGTCGGCCTCGTCCAGCACGGCAAACTGCACGTCGCTCAGGTCCAGGTTGCCGCGCTCTAGGTGGTCAATCAGGCGCCCGGGGGTGCCCACCACGACGTCCACGCCACGGCGCAGGGCGTTTTCCTGCGGGCCGTAGGCGGCGCCG
Protein-coding sequences here:
- a CDS encoding DEAD/DEAH box helicase, producing the protein MNFDQLIAPELAARLAERGITEASPIQEASLPHTLQGRDLIGRARTGTGKTLAFALPILSKLEASRERARLPRAIVVAPTRELAKQVAEEFSKSGAHLSTVTVYGGAAYGPQENALRRGVDVVVGTPGRLIDHLERGNLDLSDVQFAVLDEADEMLSVGFADAIETILQKTPETRQTLLFSATLTADINRLARKYLNDPLVVDMVGEGKSQAAQTVEHLKVKVGRTRTRVLADLLTVYNPEKAIVFTRTKREADELANELIHRGIESEALHGDLAQSQRERALGAFRSGRVGVLVATDVAARGLDIPEVDLVVQYHLPQDPESYVHRSGRTGRAGRTGTAIIMYGDRENREVAGLERVTGVRFTERPLPTPKEVAAASARASADMVRKVDASAAANFQAEAERLFSELGLEALSRALAKISGVTEPVKAASLLSGEEGLTTIILHAERMSVARAVALLARTTDVDTRRLGKVRQWRGGAVADVPSEFVEKLMAASPLEGEVGVEVAQELPELFEQPTRERREGGGYQGGRGYRDREDGGYGNRGGGYQGGGRGGYGNRGGQGGGRGGQGRWSRDRDDRGPRQREDFADREFVPSGR